In Candidatus Buchananbacteria bacterium CG10_big_fil_rev_8_21_14_0_10_42_9, one DNA window encodes the following:
- a CDS encoding DNA polymerase III subunit alpha: MSFVHLHTHSHFSLLDGLTKIDQMVAKAKASKMPALALTDHGVLYGAIDFYKKTRRAGIKPIIGVEAYVAPNQHTDKRPKIDTNPYHIILLAKNYEGYKNLVKLVSISHLQGYYYKPRIDWELLQTHHQGLIALSGCLVGQVARLILDDKLEQAIKVAGDYRDLFGEGNYYLEVQKHPNLPDQQLVNDGVKVIGKKLGIPIVATVDSHYCDPDDNLAHDIELCIQTKKLLSDKDRMSFMGDDFSLKTPEQVKADWPDNPEYIKNTLKIADQCDLELKLGGTTLPEYPLPDEVTADAELRRLCDAGAQYRYGVVLDKLDPNVKGRLNYELTVIANMGFASYFLIVQDFINWAKDQGIVVGPGRGSAAGSLVAYLTRITDIDPIKYDLLFERFLNPERVSMPDIDTDFSDTRRDEVLRYVEQKYGQDHVAQIITFGTMAARAAIRDVGRVLGLPYSYCDRAAKLIPMGMTLEEATKRIPEVKALFLEADGRKLIENAKRLEGCVRHASTHACGVVVTKKPVDEYCPRQFGTDEGSIVTQYEMHAIEDLGLLKIDFLGLKNLTLIENTLEILHQADRTELTIEEIPLEDKKTFDLLQRGETTGVFQLESSGMRRYLKMLRPTELEDIIAMVSLYRPGPMELIPDYIAGKHGLKVPEYLDPKLKPILEKTYGIAVYQEQVMEIARKLAGFSYAEADVLRKAVGKKIAKLLKEQEKKMIDGMVENKIKESVAKKIWEFILPFARYGFNRSHAACYAMIAYRTAYLKAHYPTAFMASLLTADQHDVDRISVLVEECRQMDIEVLPPDINQSFSTFTSIYAEGEPTKTIRFGLGAVKNVGDAVIREIIKERKEFGPYKDLVDFLSRVKSKDLNKKSLTSLIQSGCLDSFGERNALLLNIDKMLQFIKTINQDADSNQISLFGMMADEASLPTLNLDEVEPATDKQKLAWEKELLGLYISAHPLKEFAGSLEDVVTPISQIMAETDDPRRSYRVAAVINTSKRITTKKGDPMLFAKVEDMSSSIEVLVFPTILQQNPSLWEDDSLVIMNCRVSDKDGELKLICASVEQLVIENIESVIDKLDQAAANEAPRYGNSPTRSFAPRPKTKPSAPAAGQITISAPSAMTAELADRMKRLFCKYPGDYQVNLIVTQNDEEKRVATNYRVNCTLAFKDELESLIGDNDVIIEEGSVTK, translated from the coding sequence ATGTCATTTGTCCACTTACATACCCACAGTCATTTTAGTTTGCTTGATGGCTTAACCAAAATTGACCAAATGGTAGCTAAAGCTAAAGCGTCCAAGATGCCGGCTTTGGCTCTAACTGACCACGGCGTTTTGTATGGCGCGATTGATTTTTATAAAAAAACTAGGCGGGCTGGCATTAAGCCAATTATTGGGGTTGAAGCTTACGTGGCACCGAATCAACACACAGATAAGCGCCCTAAAATTGATACTAACCCTTACCATATAATTTTGCTTGCTAAAAATTATGAGGGCTACAAGAATTTAGTCAAGTTGGTTTCCATTTCACATTTACAAGGATATTATTATAAGCCGCGCATTGATTGGGAATTATTGCAAACACATCACCAAGGCCTAATTGCTTTGTCGGGGTGTTTGGTCGGCCAAGTGGCGCGGTTAATTTTAGACGATAAGCTTGAGCAAGCGATTAAAGTCGCAGGAGATTACCGAGATTTATTTGGGGAAGGAAATTATTACTTGGAAGTTCAAAAACACCCTAACTTACCTGACCAGCAATTAGTTAATGACGGAGTTAAAGTAATTGGAAAGAAGCTAGGTATTCCAATCGTCGCCACGGTTGATTCTCATTATTGCGATCCGGATGATAATTTGGCTCACGACATTGAGCTATGCATCCAAACCAAAAAATTATTGTCTGACAAAGACCGCATGTCGTTTATGGGAGATGATTTTTCTTTAAAAACTCCGGAGCAAGTCAAGGCGGATTGGCCAGACAATCCTGAATACATTAAGAATACTTTAAAAATAGCCGATCAGTGTGATTTGGAGCTCAAGCTTGGCGGTACTACTTTGCCAGAATATCCATTGCCGGACGAGGTAACGGCTGATGCCGAGTTGCGCCGGTTATGTGACGCTGGGGCTCAATACCGTTACGGTGTGGTGCTGGATAAATTGGATCCTAATGTGAAGGGGCGGTTGAACTATGAATTAACGGTGATCGCCAATATGGGCTTTGCCTCATACTTTTTGATTGTTCAAGATTTTATTAATTGGGCCAAAGATCAAGGCATTGTAGTCGGTCCAGGGCGGGGTTCAGCGGCGGGCAGTTTGGTGGCTTACCTAACGCGCATCACAGATATTGATCCGATTAAATATGATTTGCTATTTGAACGTTTTTTAAACCCTGAACGTGTGTCCATGCCTGATATTGATACTGATTTTTCTGATACTCGTCGCGATGAAGTGTTACGTTATGTTGAGCAAAAGTACGGCCAGGATCATGTGGCTCAAATCATTACTTTCGGTACTATGGCCGCGCGGGCCGCGATTCGCGATGTCGGCCGGGTTTTAGGTTTGCCTTATAGTTACTGTGACCGGGCGGCTAAATTAATCCCCATGGGCATGACTTTAGAGGAGGCGACTAAGCGCATCCCGGAAGTCAAGGCATTGTTTTTGGAAGCGGATGGGCGCAAACTTATTGAAAACGCTAAACGCTTAGAAGGTTGCGTGAGGCACGCTTCAACGCATGCATGCGGTGTAGTGGTAACCAAAAAACCAGTCGACGAATACTGTCCGCGGCAATTTGGCACCGACGAGGGTAGTATTGTGACTCAATATGAAATGCACGCGATTGAGGATTTGGGGTTACTCAAAATCGATTTTTTGGGGTTGAAAAATTTAACTCTAATTGAAAATACGCTGGAAATTTTACATCAAGCTGACCGTACCGAGCTAACGATTGAAGAAATTCCGCTTGAGGATAAAAAAACTTTTGATTTGCTACAGCGCGGTGAAACCACCGGCGTTTTCCAGCTTGAATCGTCAGGAATGCGCCGATATCTTAAGATGTTGCGGCCGACTGAGCTGGAAGACATTATTGCGATGGTGTCTTTGTACCGCCCCGGGCCGATGGAGCTTATCCCTGATTATATTGCCGGCAAGCACGGTTTAAAAGTGCCTGAATATTTAGATCCCAAGTTAAAACCGATTTTGGAAAAAACTTATGGAATCGCCGTGTATCAAGAACAGGTAATGGAAATTGCCCGTAAGTTGGCTGGGTTTTCTTATGCCGAAGCCGATGTGTTGCGCAAGGCAGTAGGTAAAAAAATTGCCAAGCTGCTCAAAGAACAAGAGAAGAAAATGATTGATGGTATGGTGGAAAATAAAATCAAAGAATCAGTCGCCAAAAAAATATGGGAGTTTATTTTACCATTCGCCCGTTATGGCTTTAATCGTTCACACGCGGCTTGTTACGCTATGATTGCGTATCGCACGGCATATTTAAAGGCTCATTATCCAACCGCTTTTATGGCCTCATTATTAACCGCCGACCAGCATGATGTTGACCGCATATCGGTGCTAGTGGAAGAGTGTCGACAAATGGATATTGAGGTTTTACCGCCGGATATAAATCAAAGTTTTTCAACTTTTACATCTATTTACGCCGAGGGTGAACCGACCAAAACTATTCGTTTCGGGTTGGGGGCTGTTAAAAACGTCGGCGATGCCGTGATTAGAGAAATTATTAAAGAACGCAAAGAATTTGGGCCGTACAAAGATTTAGTTGATTTTTTAAGCCGGGTTAAATCAAAAGATTTAAACAAAAAGTCATTAACCTCTTTAATCCAGTCTGGATGTTTGGATAGTTTTGGGGAGCGCAATGCTCTATTATTGAATATAGATAAAATGCTTCAGTTTATTAAAACCATCAACCAAGACGCTGATTCAAATCAAATCAGCTTGTTTGGGATGATGGCCGACGAGGCCAGTTTGCCAACGCTAAATTTAGACGAGGTTGAGCCGGCCACGGATAAACAAAAATTGGCTTGGGAAAAGGAGCTTTTAGGTTTATACATCTCAGCCCATCCGCTTAAAGAATTTGCCGGCTCGCTGGAGGATGTGGTTACGCCAATTAGCCAAATCATGGCCGAAACTGACGATCCGAGGCGTTCTTATCGGGTAGCGGCAGTCATTAATACTTCTAAGCGCATCACCACTAAAAAAGGAGACCCGATGCTTTTTGCTAAAGTTGAAGATATGAGTTCGTCAATTGAAGTTTTAGTTTTCCCAACTATTTTGCAGCAAAATCCCAGCCTGTGGGAAGACGATTCTTTAGTCATCATGAATTGCCGGGTGTCTGATAAAGACGGGGAATTAAAATTAATTTGTGCCTCAGTTGAGCAGCTAGTTATAGAAAACATTGAATCAGTCATTGATAAGCTTGACCAAGCGGCGGCTAATGAAGCACCGCGTTATGGCAATTCTCCAACCCGCTCGTTTGCACCACGCCCTAAGACCAAGCCGTCAGCTCCGGCGGCTGGGCAAATTACAATTTCTGCACCCTCGGCTATGACAGCAGAGCTGGCGGACCGGATGAAAAGATTATTTTGTAAATACCCCGGCGATTATCAAGTTAATTTAATTGTTACCCAAAATGACGAGGAGAAAAGAGTGGCAACAAACTATAGGGTTAATTGCACTTTAGCCTTTAAAGATGAATTAGAATCGTTAATTGGCGACAATGATGTTATTATTGAGGAGGGAAGCGTGACAAAATAA